The following nucleotide sequence is from Halorussus caseinilyticus.
TGCCGAGCGACGAGCAACCGGAACTCGAAAACGCCTTCCTGACCTACCTCGCGCGGTGTCGCAGTCCCGAGCGTCCGCCGACCGACGACGAGATTCTGACCTGCGAACCCTACCTCAACGCCGAGATTCGGATGATAAACCCCGAAATCCTCGTCCCGGTCGGCGAGCGCGCGCTGGCCGAGATTGCGACCGAGTACACCACCACGCCCGCCGCGGAGTTCGACGTGGCCGACGACCACGCGACGACCATCCGGGGTCGGGGCTTCGAAATCGTCCCGATGGCCGACCCGCTGGACGCCTCCGAGGACCAGCGCGAAGCGTTCGTGGACCACTTCGAGTCGCTGATGGACCGCGACTACCGCCAGACGAAGGGTCGGCGCGGTCGGTGAAGACTCACCGACCCCAGTAGGGCGTCGAGAGCGCGCCGTTCGGCCCGGTCCCGGCTCTGCTCGCCGCGAGAATCGAAACGACGAGCAGGCCGACCACCGCGAGCGCCCCGAAACTGCCGAGAGCAACGTCGAGCGCCCCGACGAGTCCGCCGACGGCGACGAACGCGAGCAGTGCGAGCGCGAGCGCCGCGAGGGGTTTCCACCAGTTCACGCCACCACTGTCGGCGGCCCGGAGTAAAACTTTCAAGGTTCGCGCACGCGGAGAGACGAGCATGACCGACATCGCGGTCTTCGCCGACCCGCCGCGGCCCGGACTGGTACTGTCGACACTCGCCGA
It contains:
- a CDS encoding uracil-DNA glycosylase produces the protein MDANQQTRANPFGMDADCENCPELCATRQQVVHGYGDVGADFLFVGEAPGEGADRTGVPFTGDERGEALQHVLGLLGLNNSLPSDEQPELENAFLTYLARCRSPERPPTDDEILTCEPYLNAEIRMINPEILVPVGERALAEIATEYTTTPAAEFDVADDHATTIRGRGFEIVPMADPLDASEDQREAFVDHFESLMDRDYRQTKGRRGR